One segment of Ipomoea triloba cultivar NCNSP0323 chromosome 12, ASM357664v1 DNA contains the following:
- the LOC115999385 gene encoding uncharacterized protein LOC115999385, which translates to MEEYGLGDNGWFRYLFESRTFWASPYFHDEFMAGLRYAQAKLNTDCEACFLVLKTPLALERHAMSVYTISVFYDVQEEICAACFSCQVVSLSDSDGHVSYVIKDDRGLESIPSWYLVHRWTKGACLHPIFDIDGTVVDQSAKVENVSLLTNLMWSDIYACVGLADGNIDRLSQIRSVINEQRKLFLQDGSENGSSVAVGSKQSVINSFCGSVSKASTVEVHDPVKAKNKGSGKRLKSARERAASKCAKQSRRCHTCDEYGYNSRTCPLNN; encoded by the exons ATGGAGGAATATGGGTTGGGTGATAATGGTTGGTTTCGTTACTTGTTTGAGTCCCGTACATTTTGGGCATCTCCATACTTTCACGACGAGTTTATGGCGGGTTTG CGATATGCCCAAGCAAAACTAAATACTGATTGTGAAGCTTGTTTTCTAGTGTTGAAGACACCATTGGCGTTGGAGCGGCATGCCATGAGTGTTTACACAATTTCTGTGTTTTATGATGTTCAAGAGGAGATTTGTGCGGCTTGTTTTTCTTGTCAAGTAGTGTCTTTGAGTGATTCTGATGGTCACGTGTCTTACGTGATAAAAGATG atcgTGGTCTTGAGAGTATTCCTTCTTGGTATTTGGTGCATCGGTGGACAAAGGGTGCATGTTTGCACCCAATATTTGATATTGATGGTACAGTTGTTGATCAATCTGCGAAAGTGGAGAACGTTAGCCTGCTTACTAATCTTATGTGGTCTGATATTTATGCTTGTGTGGGGTTGGCTGATGGTAATATTGACCGTTTGTCACAGATACGAAGCGTTATTAATGAGCAAAGGAAATTATTTCTTCAAGATGGGAGTGAGAATGGCAGTAGCGTGGCTGTTGGTAGCAAGCAAAGTGTGATTAATTCGTTTTGTGGGTCTGTGTCTAAGGCCTCTACAGTGGAAGTGCACGACCCTGTCAAAGCTAAGAACAAGGGTAGTGGTAAGCGATTGAAGAGTGCAAGGGAGAGAGCTGCAAGCAAGTGTGCAAAGCAATCAAGGAGATGCCACACTTGTGATGAATATGGCTATAATAGTAGGACATGTCctttaaataattga
- the LOC115997908 gene encoding plant cysteine oxidase 2-like, with the protein MTAVEAAASAGGLLEPTGEAAASVRRVGFGVGKGGIRKKRCRSTKAAKRPCDVKREVPSSLQLQRLFLACRQVFKGPGTVPSQSDVDKLCQILDGMMPEDVGLSSNLQFFNPNGVVEGNPRVTNTTIYSCDNFSLCIFFLPTTAVIPLHNHPGMTVFSKLLLGSMHIKAYDWVDEVSAPLAIGDSNKDGQAMRLARLKANQVFTAPCSTSVLYPTSGGNIHEFKAITPCAVLDVLGPPYSEDDGRDCSHYRDIPYDALSSGKVSEAEEDSKLFGWLEEIEIPEESKMYVIQYKGPQVVE; encoded by the exons ATGACGGCGGTGGAGGCGGCGGCGTCTGCAGGAGGGTTGTTGGAGCCGACCGGCGAGGCTGCTGCTTCTGTGAGGCGCGTTGGCTTTGGTGTCGGTAAGGGCGGTATACGGAAGAAGAGATGTCGGAGCACCAAAGCTGCTAAGAGGCCTTGTGATGTGAAGAGGGAAGTTCCTTCGAGTTTGCAGCTGCAGAGGCTGTTTCTGGCGTGCCGCCAAGTGTTCAAAGGCCCCGGGACCGTGCCTTCCCAAAGTGATGTGGATAAGCTCTGCCAGATTCTAG ATGGTATGATGCCAGAAGATGTTGGACTTAGTAGCAATCTCCAATTCTTTAATCCTAATGGTGTGGTTGAAGGTAATCCAAGAGTCACGAACACAACGATCTACAGTTGTGATAACTTCTCG TTGTgcattttctttcttcccacaACTGCTGTTATACCTTTACACAATCATCCGGGAATGACAGTTTTCAGCAAGCTTCTGCTGGGTAGCATGCACATCAAAGCATATGACTGGGTTGATGAGGTCTCTGCGCCATTGGCAATAG GTGATTCAAATAAAGATGGACAAGCAATGAGATTGGCAAGATTGAAAGCGAACCAAGTATTCACAGCCCCATGCAGCACTTCTGTCTTATATCCTACATCTGGAGGCAACATTCATGAATTTAAAGCTATTACACCATGTGCAGTGCTTGATGTGCTTGGACCGCCTTATTCCGAAGATGATGGGCGTGACTGTTCACATTACAGGGACATTCCCTATGATGCTTTATCAA GTGGAAAAGTTTCAGAAGCCGAAGAAGATAGTAAATTGTTTGGATGGTTGGAGGAGATTGAAATACCAGAGGAGTCAAAAATGTATGTTATCCAGTACAAAGGTCCACAGGTTGTAGAGTAG
- the LOC115999386 gene encoding uncharacterized protein LOC115999386 gives MMLTQFAIEYCPRPAIKGQALADFLVECTAREQPGETCPMEHGQTWGLSTDGSSSKKGAGGGVVITSPEGFKLYYALLFRFTPTNNEAEYEALLGGIDRVKALGATTVKITTDSALVVGQVLGTYEAKGDRLIRYRDQVVRELATFETHSIQHIPRSENADADILSKLVHQAPEHISGIARIEEVPATRITDLINYLQTGELPEDDARARKAKLRAPRFEVLEGKLYRRSYGRPLMRCLNSFEADLVMTELHSGICSAHQGGRSLARRIMLIGYYWPSIQIDCEALAKKCKSCQRFAKLPGRPATFYKPIVTDNKRQFENKSFQNFSATLGTRSTRTSAAYLQGNGQVENANRTILSGLKRKLDSAGRSWAEELPYILWAYRTTPREAIGETPFALVYGSEAKLPIEVWIPTRRQKELDLTENESLMATDLDLLDERRHMAARRIASYQQRVKTYHDSRTRPRYFQVGDYVLWKREASRPQEGGKLAQAWEGPYVIATVIRLGTYRLKTTTGKDVDRIWSSENLVLYYH, from the exons ATGATGCTCACGCAGTTCGCCATTGAGTACTGTCCGAGACCAGCTATTAAAGGCCAAGCCCTTGCGGACTTTTTGGTCGAGTGCACAGCTCGCGAGCAGCCTGGAGAAACGTGCCCTATGGAGCATGGCCAGACCTGGGGACTTTCAACGGATGGCTCTAGCAGTAAAAAGGGAGCGGGCGGAGGCGTAGTGATAACTAGCCCAGAGGGCTTCAAGCTCTACTATGCGCTCCTCTTTCGTTTTACCCCGACTAATAACGAGGCGGAGTACGAAGCGCTATTGGGAGGCATTGATCGAGTAAAGGCATTAGGTGCAACAACGGTAAAGATCACCACTGACTCCGCTCTCGTGGTCGGGCAAGTCTTGGGAACATACGAAGCAAAAGGAGATCGCCTTATCCGATATCGAGACCAGGTGGTGCGGGAGCTCGCGACCTTTGAGACTCACTCTATTCAGCACATTCCCCGATCCGAGAATGCCGATGCGGACATACTATCTAAACTTGTTCATCAGGCACCAGAGCACATATCAGGAATCGCTCGGATTGAGGAAGTACCCGCGACACGGATCACCGACCTAATAAACTACTTGCAAACCGGAGAGCTCCCCGAGGATGATGCCCGTGCTCGTAAGGCAAAGCTACGAGCCCCCAGATTTGAGGTGTTGGAAGGAAAGCTGTACCGACGCTCATACGGCAGGCCCTTAATGAGGTGCCTCAACTCCTTTGAGGCGGACCTGGTTATGACCGAACTTCATTCTGGTATATGCTCGGCCCATCAAGGAGGACGATCACTTGCGAGGCGAATCATGCTTATAGGATACTATTGGCCGTCCATCCAGATTGATTGTGAGGCGCTCGCCAAGAAATGCAAGTCCTGCCAACGTTTCGCCAAGCTTCCAGGCCGACCGGCAACGTTTTACAAGCCA ATCGTCACCGATAACAAGCGCCAATTCGAGAACAAGTCCTTCCAGAATTTCTCAGCTACCCTCGGGACGAGGTCGACAAGGACCTCTGCCGCGTACCTACAGGGGAACGGTCAAGTTGAGAATGCCAACCGGACCATCTTGAGCGGCTTAAAGAGAAAGCTCGACTCGGCGGGTCGGAGCTGGGCCGAGGAGTTGCCCTACATACTCTGGGCATACCGGACCACACCGAGGGAAGCGATCGGCGAAACCCCGTTCGCACTCGTCTATGGCTCCGAGGCAAAGCTCCCGATCGAGGTATGGATCCCAACCAGAAGGCAGAAGGAACTCGACCTAACCGAGAATGAGAGCCTGATGGCCACCGATCTAGATCTCTTAGATGAGCGGAGGCATATGGCCGCCCGAAGAATTGCGAGCTACCAGCAGAGAGTGAAGACCTATCACGATTCTCGCACCCGGCCTCGCTACTTCCAGGTAGGGGACTACGTCCTCTGGAAAAGGGAGGCGAGTAGACCTCAGGAAGGAGGCAAACTGGCCCAAGCCTGGGAGGGGCCCTACGTGATTGCTACCGTAATTCGACTAGGAACTTACCGACTGAAGACCACCACCGGCAAGGACGTGGATCGGATATGGAGTTCGGAGAACCTAGTCCTGTATTATCATTAA